A single region of the Etheostoma cragini isolate CJK2018 chromosome 3, CSU_Ecrag_1.0, whole genome shotgun sequence genome encodes:
- the LOC117941977 gene encoding lysophosphatidic acid receptor 4-like, producing the protein MEDGHESNLVYALVYGCILALGLPLNAVSLWILLRRHNLKSPSVVFMVNLALSDLLLAISLPMRVHFYATGTWSLGNELCIWTTMLFHNNIRSSSIFITFISVDRLLAVLYPLRSRHLRTASNALKAVVLAWLFVGVLNIPERLEFSMFFKRKNNSTCFEFQHNVTINNNNRHYHKSASTYVSSMLELILLAVNVVGTTLVSWTLRRHLTDSASVNNKVNVMLIFIMNMMMFIICFLPMAVVLLLYGLPVSTPLLCLASFNCCLDPLLYYFSLDAFWKKKEDIELAREQ; encoded by the coding sequence ATGGAAGATGGACATGAGTCAAATCTGGTTTATGCTCTGGTCTATGGCTGCATCTTGGCACTGGGTCTACCTCTCAACGCTGTTTCACTGTGGATTCTGCTTAGACGCCACAACCTCAAATCCCCCAGTGTTGTCTTCATGGTCAACCTGGCCCTCTCTGACCTGCTGCTCGCCATCTCCTTGCCCATGAGGGTCCATTTTTACGCCACAGGCACTTGGTCACTAGGCAATGAGCTATGCATCTGGACCACAATGCTCTTTCACAACAACATACGTTCCAGCTCCATCTTCATCACCTTCATTAGTGTGGACCGGCTGCTGGCTGTCCTCTACCCTCTGAGGTCACGCCATCTCCGAACCGCTTCCAACGCCTTGAAAGCTGTTGTACTCGCTTGGCTGTTTGTGGGGGTGTTGAACATCCCTGAGAGATTGgaattttcaatgttttttaagcgTAAGAACAACTCTACCTGTTTTGAATTTCAACACAATGTCaccattaataataacaatcgCCACTATCATAAATCAGCAAGTACTTATGTATCGTCTATGTTAGAGCTCATCCTACTGGCAGTCAACGTTGTGGGCACCACGTTGGTGTCCTGGACTCTACGCAGACATCTCACTGACTCAGCAAGTGTCAACAACAAGGTGAATGTCATGTTAATTTTTATCATGAACATGATGATGTTCATCATTTGTTTCTTGCCCATGGcagttgttttattattgtatggGCTACCTGTGAGTACACCTTTATTATGTCTTGCTAGTTTTAACTGTTGTCTGGATCCACTTTTGTATTACTTTTCTCTGGATGCTTTCTGGAAGAAAAAAGAGGATATAGAACTTGCAAGAGAGCAGTAG